In Oncorhynchus gorbuscha isolate QuinsamMale2020 ecotype Even-year linkage group LG26, OgorEven_v1.0, whole genome shotgun sequence, the DNA window TCCTGAGGCTGACAGTCTAGTCCAGCTACAAGACCCCAAATGTGATGTAACATTGAGAGTTTTAGCACTGAAACAATTTGCATAGAAGGCCTAGTGCATGTTTTGCACGACAATGAGTGACAAGATACATACATATGTCACATCtcaatttgatcactctgttgtcgCTGCGAATCTTCCTGCGCTAagtgaaaataccctcaaataaaataTGGCATTATGTACTGTCGcatcatatgaaacatttgatctcaagtCCAAAATACTCCAAATGTTCATtcttagcttcactgtccaaatacatatATAAGGGACTGTATATGACAAGGGGTGCAGGTGTGTGAACAACAAATCAGCAGGCACATTTTTTTGTCACACTTAAAAAGGGAACATTTTAATAGGTTTGTGAATGATTTAGTACCAGGAGTCCATGATACGCCTCATGCTCATGAACCTCATACCACTCATGCCGCCCATGGCTCCCATTCCCATGCCCATGCTGAAGTTGCTGTACTCTCCAGGCCTCATGTACATCATCCTGCCTCTGAAGTGGGGCTGCTCGTACATCAGCCAGTGGCCTTCCATCACGTTGCAGGACTGGCATTTGGACATGCGGTAATGATCCGTGATGTTGTCACAGTCGTTCATCATCTCGTGCATCTGACCTCCGAAGTTCTCCCTCTCGTAGATCCTCATCCTGTAGTTTCCTCTGTGCTGTCAGGAGAAACGTACAGGGTTCATAGATGAGATCATTATTTAGAACATGGTTGAATATGAGAGTGTGGCCATTAAAATATGTTTTACCTTCAATGACAAGATGTGACTATTTTAAGCGGAGATATTTTCGACCTACCATAGCGATCATGCGGCAGGACTTGATGCAGTCACTCATTCCAAAGTGCTGCATGTAGTCGGGGTACTCGCCCCTCCTCATGAAGTACTGGTTTCCCATGTAGTTGTTGTGGTTGTACAGCATCCAACAGCCACTCTCGACCCTGCAGGAGTGGCACCTGCTCAGGTAGGAGCTCATGTCACTGCAGTCACTGCTGCACTCATAGGAACGACCCTGGAAGTTCCTGTCCTCGTAGAAGACGATCTGAAAATATAATGGAATCATTTCTATGAATTAAACAATTGCATGAAAGAAACATTTTAGAGACATGTGGGATAGGCTACTATTCAGTCACAATGGCAACCAGGATATTGGGATGAGTCAAACATTCATGTTTTAGTTTGGGGTGCCAGAGCCCTTTTCTATACCAATCTAGAAAAATGTTGGTATGTATTTTCAAAACTTTCCCAGTGCTTACCTTGCCCCTGTTCATGTTGGTGGTGGACATGTTTGctaactgtgctgctggttgCTGCTCCTAAACTGACTTCCTACCTGGTTTAACCCTTTCTTTTATACCTGACCAAACCCAAAGAATCGCTAGCTCCATTGTTCAAATCCCTGACCCAGCATCATGCTATAGAGGCCTATTGAGGCCACTGAGGTTACGTCCACATTTCCAGAAAGGCTGCTTTTCAATTGGTCGTTTCTCTTACAAAGTAATATAAAGCCTTTTGAGAGTTTACTCTCAAATGTGAAAGTTCTTCGTACATAAGTTTAAAATCTTTTACTTGAAGGATAACTTTTATTAACTAAAAAATGACATTTCCTGAAGTAAATGTGTGTGCTTGAAAGTCTTGAAGTATTTGTGGTTGTGAaatagtagtatagtggtagtggtagcaaCAGCTGTGGTAATAGTAGAAGTAGTATTGGTAGTTTTTGGTAGGGTTTTCATAGGCTATGGGTTAGTTATAGTTACCTATTTTGGGGTGGTTTGTtggtttggagttattatagttgGTTATAGTGGGCTAGTATAGTAATATAGAGTGAGTACCATAGCATCATAAGCCATATTATGTGTTTTTAAGCTCTCTAAGGTCTTCAGTTTGAACATTCTGAATGTTTTGTGGCAGTGATTTGAGTTTAGAATGTTGAAACCTGCATTCTGCCTTTAAAATGGGATATAAAAAGCTTTTATAGTTTATGAAGTATGAACGGTAGCAACAAACTGTGTTAAAGCAATCTAAGTTGATTCAGTCTGCACATGTCAACTTTGGGTTGGTGTTTGTAGCTGGAACAGTTCAAGAGCAGTGGCAAATCCACATTTTTGCCTTTAAATCTATGGAAATGTATGCAAATTTGAAAATGTTTTGTTCAAAATGTATACATTAGTATCAAAAAGCTGTATACAAGCACACCATTCCAAACCGGTCTGCACGTTTTAAAgattgagtttttttttttagctTTTAACGGTTCTGGAGGAGTAGTGGCTCCATCTTTGTTTTTACCTGTCCTCTCCATTTAAACCCTATGGCCATTCAAATGCATCGGGATATATGCAAAGGTATTTGTAGTGTGAAAGGTAAGCCATAAGTAGGATCGAAAAGGATTGTTCATACAACCTGAAGACAGCAAGCCTGCACGTTTTAAAGTTGCTTTGGTGTTGGTTGCTTTTCGTTTTGTGCTACAGGTGGCAGCAGAAGGAGAGTAAATAAAGTATGTCGGATTTTCGAAGTTGTTCTTGCTTTCAGCAGGCACATCGAATGATTTGACAGGTTAGCACAaaccgatctgggaccaggctattagTGCGCTGAGAATAAAAACATACGGATTAATTAATCATTACAGTGTAGTCTTACATGCCATGGGTGGGATGGATGTGCTCTTTTTGAGCAGTTAAATGATCTATTTGATAATAGAATATATAGGACCCAAATCTAAGAAGTTGTGATGATGTATTCTTGAATCATGCTGACATGTTTCCATTTTGTGCGCTTGTTACAGCAACATTTGTTGGCTAATTGTTGAATCGGGCTTTGCACTTGTTTTTCAGACTAGACCTTTAAATACAACCTTTGGATACGATCACGTGGTACAGTAGCTCAACTACAATCTGCCATCTGGTTGCTACCACGTCTGGTTTTGCGATTAAAAAGGTAACATTTTTCCTGTAGGAAATTGGAACATATCAGTAGCTACAGTAACCCTATTGCTCAACAGGTTATAATGACAGCCAACCCTTGGATTGAAGTGAAATGAGAGTCGTTTATTTGTGCATTTTAAGTGTGATATCTCCTGAAGCCGGGAAGTGACAGCAAGGGCACATCGCCAACGATACCGTTTATATAGGCCCTATCTTAAATAAACATTTGACTAAAGCACATTTTAGGCTATCACGTCTCCATAAGACTTCGATCACATTGCTTAAATTTTTTCCCGCGTTGTATAATAGAACAGCGTTACTAAATAGCCATGTTGATAAGAAGAAGGAGACGGCAAGGACCATTCGGATTTGTAAAGATTACCGAGAAGTGCAGTGCACAATACTTCTCCCTTATCGCTCTGTTTGAGAAGGGATGGACAATGCACTAGTTGACAGGAAGAACATATCATACCTGATTCTTCCCTAAAGATACTGTATAGGGGATGAATTCCTTATGTCACGTGTGCCCATTCTACAGGCTTCTTAGGCAAAAGACAATAGTCATAGTGTGAAATGAAATAGAAATGGGAAAACTGTAAAAAAACATGACTAACTGATAGTGACAGTGATACACAGTATGTGTATATTTTTGAGTTTGcttaaacaaggcagttaacccactgttcctaggccgtcattgaaaataggaatttgttcttaattaactgacttgcgtagttaaatgaaggtaaaaaataaaaagacatACAATTTTATTGACCAATGTAACATTGACCAACGTAACTATGAGTGTTCCTGATTTTACCAATGGATGACTAAGGCTATGATTTTTTTTatcctgaccaggaaaaacttcTGACCTCTGATATGATAGCAGTTTATTTCCTGGTAATATATTTGTTATGGTGCTTGTTTGTCCTCTTGTTCATTCAGGATGGCAGAGCCCGAGCCACCCCTCTCGTGTGACTGCTTTGTGTCCTTGCCCCCTGGCTCACAAGATGATCACGTGATCTTTGGGAAGAACTCGGACCGTCCAAGAGATGAGGTCCAGGAGGTTCTTTACTACCCAGCAACCAGTCACCCATCCGGGACCATGCTGGAGGTAAACTAGGCCTAGCTTCACTTCTCCCCATAGATTGACCCTGTTGCAAATGATAATCCTGCTGCCATCTTGGATCGGGGCTCTCTTGAAAAAAGAGATTTGATCTCAATGAGATTAAACCTGGATGGATCATGGGTCTGCCCTCTGAACATTGTATATAGGCCTGTAGCCAGAGTGTAGGCATTTATGTTAAAAATGGTCACAACAGGTGTTTTGCTCTGTGACCAACATCACTAATTGGATTAGAGTTGTTGTCACTGGTGAGCAGTCAGTCTGGGCAATATAACGGAGGGTTATCAAACCTCTGAAATACCCCTCCGTGCTATACACAATCAACATGTTCTAATTTACTATTCACAAAGTTTAAAGTTTGAATGATAGACTATGATTTATATGTATTTCCACGCCTTTATGTTACCAACGGTTGATACGACAGGTTTGCGGTATTGGCTGAGTACTGCCACCCCCCGACCCCTCCAGGTGTGTCACCTCACCGGCCTGGTCCCAAACAAATCACTCTGACCCCCAACCCCATTGTTGTCTGCCCCCTCTAAATGAGCTGGGTAAGTGTGTGACAAATGTTTAGGAAAATCCTCCTGGCTAACCAGAGAGCTATGTAGTAATGTTACTATTTTGCTGATACCTTTCCAGTTCTTTCAGATTTTGCAAGAGGGACTCAACAAGGGTGTAGGAGAGGTGGCAAGGGATTGGTTTGGAACCAGGCCCAGGAACCCCCTCAGGCTATCTGGAAGTGCTTCTTAAGATTCAGACTCAGATTCGCTCTTTGTCTTTTATCTCTCTATTGCTCTTTTTCATCTTCATCATTTCCCCCTTTGGAAAAACTGCGTCCTGATAGGagtttctctgtgtctgtgtgtttcatttggtCCTTACcacctgccctcctcctcctaccgGGGCTGTCTTCCGTCCTGCCAGGTCTGTTTTCAAGCCTTTTATCTTCTCTGAGTCTGTGACCCCAGTGTCGTGGGTGATCTCCCCACAGTACGGCCCAGACGACCCGGTCAGGAAGCAGCCGCGCTTCCAGAGCCTAGTGGACCGCAGGCACGACCTGTACAAGGCCCATGAGGGGGCCCTGCAGACTATGGAGACCAACCCGGTACGTGTAGGAGGGGTTAGAATCAAATATGGGTAGAGTATGCCATGGCCTAATGTAATAGGCAACACTTtcattatgttatatatatattttttacatgagTGTGGGTATGGACTGATGGATATTATGTGACGTACGTTACCGACTATGAACTTTCAGAATTTCCTATAAACGTCACAAATTGCTGTTTGTCAGGTCTTCTCCGCTTGTGCTTGTGTGTGGGGGCGTTAATGTGTGTATTTTTGCACGTGTGTGCTTCTGTTCCTCAGGACGCAGGGAATGCTCTGACTGAGACGTTGAGGATGTTGGAGGGCCAGTGTCTGACGGACATATCAGCCCTGCTCAGTGGAGAAACACCAGCAGAAGAGGAACTGGGGGACCTGTTCTTTGACTGTGTGGACACGGAGCTGAAGTTCTACCAGTGAGGAGGTaagaaccgtgtgtgtgtgtgtagtagtagtagtagtagtagtagtagtagtgtatgtCTCTGTTTCAGAAGTACAGTCACCTTCTCATTACGCCAATGCTGCCTCCAGTTGCTCTCTGTTACAGCGCCCTCATGTGGAGATCGCTAGTGCTCGCAGATCGGCAGGAGATGGCCCTGGGACTGTTTCGTCCTGTGCTCCTGTTAGATTGGCTCCCTCCCGTCTCATGCACTAGAACCCTCTTGATGCCATTCCATCCATCATTGACACAGAATATAAATGTCTTAACGTTCCATGGGATTGGAGCATCATTGTCATTTGTATCACTTTAGGGAGCAACGCTCGCCCCACATTAGTGAGTATGTGATAGACCACTACAGGagtgtacagttccagtcaaaagtttggacacacctactcattcaagtgctTTTCttgtttgactattttctacattgtagaataatagttaagatgtcaaaactataaaaacacatatggagtcatgtagtaaccaaagtttAAAGGTTTAAAccaatccaaatatatttgatattcttcaaagtagccatccttttccttggtgacagctttgcacactcttggctttctctcaaccagtctaacctggaatgcttttccaacggtcttgaaggagtttccacatatgctgagcacttgttggctgcttttccttcactctgcggtccaactcatcccaaaccatctcaatttggttgagatcgggggattgtggaggccaggtcatctgatgcagcactccatcactctccttggtcaactagcccttatacagcctggaggtgtgttgggtcattgtcctgttgaaaaacagagTCCCGCTAAGCCAGATGGCATGGCGTATCGTTGCAGAATacagtggtagccatgctggttaagtgttccttgaattctaaataaatcacttagtgtcaccagcaaagcaccatcacacctcctcctccatgctacacagtgggaactacacatgcagagatcatccattcacccactctgcgtctcacaaagacacagtggtttgaaccaaaaatctcaaatttggactcatcagaccaagggacagatttccaccagtctaatgtccattaatcatgtttcttggtccaagcaagtctcttcttcttattggtgtcttttagtagtgtaGTAGGTTGTCCCTTGGGGGTATCCGTACATATGTAGGACATGCGAGGGTTAGGTTAATAAACAGGTTGGAGCTAGAA includes these proteins:
- the LOC124016051 gene encoding gamma-crystallin M2-like, whose amino-acid sequence is MSTTNMNRGKIVFYEDRNFQGRSYECSSDCSDMSSYLSRCHSCRVESGCWMLYNHNNYMGNQYFMRRGEYPDYMQHFGMSDCIKSCRMIAMHRGNYRMRIYERENFGGQMHEMMNDCDNITDHYRMSKCQSCNVMEGHWLMYEQPHFRGRMMYMRPGEYSNFSMGMGMGAMGGMSGMRFMSMRRIMDSWY
- the LOC124016425 gene encoding secernin-2-like, which translates into the protein MAEPEPPLSCDCFVSLPPGSQDDHVIFGKNSDRPRDEVQEVLYYPATSHPSGTMLEYGPDDPVRKQPRFQSLVDRRHDLYKAHEGALQTMETNPDAGNALTETLRMLEGQCLTDISALLSGETPAEEELGDLFFDCVDTELKFYQ